The following proteins are encoded in a genomic region of Paenibacillus sp. FSL H3-0469:
- the cysI gene encoding assimilatory sulfite reductase (NADPH) hemoprotein subunit codes for MANNEPVVKPIGGPPSDVEHIKLESNYLRGALVETLSNPITGGLPEDDNRLLKFHGSYMQDDRDLRSERERSKLEPAFQFMLRVVAPGGVASAAQWLVMDELAHKYGNGTLRLTTRQAFQMHGVLKWNLKKTIRTINDTLMTTLAACGDVNRNVMSGPNPYQSEVHAEVQEWANKISDHLAPRTRAYHEIWLDGEKVVDSKVVEPIYGPVYLPRKFKIGLAVPPSNDVDVFSQDLGFIAILEDGKLAGFNVSVGGGMGMTHGDTNTYPQLGRIIGFCRPEQMIDLAEKTVTIQRDYGNRSVRKNARFKYTIDRHGLEWFKGELHERLGWTLEPARDYHFDHNGDRYGWVKGMDGKWNLTLYIQSGRIQDQEGYPLMTGLREIAKIHSGDFRLTPNQNLIIGGVTQAKKRKITELAKQYGLTDGAHHSALRRSALSCVALPTCGLAMAEAERYLPHLLDKLEVIIDEAGLRNEEIIIRMTGCPNGCARPALGEIAFIGKGPGRYNMYLGAGFTGDRLNKLYKENIDEQEILATLGPIIHRYAKERSTGEHFGDFVIRSGYVKAVTSGLNFHD; via the coding sequence ATGGCAAACAATGAACCAGTGGTGAAGCCGATTGGCGGTCCGCCGAGTGATGTTGAACATATTAAGCTGGAGAGCAATTATCTGCGCGGAGCGCTTGTCGAGACCCTCAGCAATCCGATTACAGGAGGGCTGCCGGAGGATGACAACCGGCTGCTGAAATTCCACGGCAGCTACATGCAGGATGACCGCGATCTGCGAAGTGAGCGGGAACGCTCCAAGCTGGAGCCGGCTTTCCAGTTCATGCTGCGGGTAGTAGCGCCCGGCGGTGTGGCGTCTGCTGCACAGTGGCTGGTCATGGATGAACTGGCTCACAAGTACGGCAATGGGACACTGCGCCTGACGACGCGGCAGGCTTTTCAGATGCATGGGGTGCTGAAGTGGAACCTCAAGAAGACGATTAGAACGATCAACGATACCCTGATGACCACGCTTGCGGCCTGCGGAGACGTTAACCGTAATGTGATGAGCGGCCCGAACCCGTATCAGTCGGAGGTTCATGCTGAGGTTCAAGAGTGGGCCAACAAAATCAGCGATCATCTTGCCCCGCGTACCCGTGCGTATCATGAGATTTGGCTGGACGGCGAAAAGGTTGTGGACAGTAAGGTGGTTGAGCCGATCTACGGCCCGGTCTACCTGCCCCGCAAATTCAAGATTGGGTTGGCGGTGCCTCCGTCCAATGATGTGGATGTATTCTCCCAGGATCTGGGCTTCATCGCCATTCTGGAGGACGGCAAGCTGGCCGGCTTCAACGTATCAGTCGGCGGCGGTATGGGAATGACGCATGGCGATACGAATACGTATCCCCAATTGGGACGGATTATCGGCTTCTGCCGTCCGGAGCAGATGATTGATCTCGCCGAGAAGACGGTTACGATCCAGCGTGATTACGGCAACCGTTCGGTGCGCAAGAACGCCCGCTTCAAGTACACGATCGACCGGCACGGGCTGGAGTGGTTCAAGGGAGAGCTGCACGAACGGTTGGGCTGGACGCTGGAGCCGGCGCGCGACTATCACTTTGATCATAATGGCGACCGATATGGCTGGGTGAAGGGGATGGACGGCAAATGGAACCTGACGCTCTATATCCAGAGCGGACGGATTCAGGATCAGGAGGGCTACCCGCTGATGACCGGCCTGCGCGAGATCGCCAAGATTCACAGCGGAGACTTCCGGCTGACCCCGAACCAGAATCTGATTATCGGCGGTGTGACCCAGGCGAAGAAGCGCAAGATTACAGAGCTTGCCAAGCAATACGGGCTGACCGACGGTGCCCATCATTCTGCACTGCGCAGAAGCGCGTTATCCTGTGTAGCCCTGCCGACCTGCGGGCTGGCTATGGCGGAGGCGGAGCGTTATTTGCCGCACCTGCTGGATAAGCTTGAGGTTATCATCGATGAAGCCGGGCTGCGGAATGAAGAGATTATCATCCGTATGACTGGCTGCCCTAACGGCTGTGCCAGACCGGCGCTGGGCGAGATTGCTTTTATCGGAAAAGGTCCGGGCAGATATAATATGTACCTGGGTGCAGGCTTTACCGGAGACCGGCTGAACAAGCTGTACAAGGAGAACATTGACGAGCAGGAGATTCTGGCGACCCTTGGGCCAATCATTCACCGCTATGCCAAGGAACGCAGCACCGGTGAACACTTCGGGGATTTTGTGATCCGCAGCGGATATGTCAAGGCAGTTACTTCGGGGCTCAATTTTCACGACTAA
- a CDS encoding assimilatory sulfite reductase (NADPH) flavoprotein subunit, which produces MQLQVTNSPFNENQAELLNQLLPTLTPSQQVWLSGYLSAVSLQGNQGSSIQAVSAAPAVIAESATAAPQQASREVTVLFGSQTGNCQRLAVSLSRKLEEQGFKVTVSAMNSFKPNGLKKTENLLLLVSTHGEGEPPDNARAFHEFLYSKRAPQLPGLRFSVLALGDTSYEFFCQTGKDFDQKLEELGAQRLSPRVDCDLDYDEPVAEWFGQVISALNGAQNASGIADAAVQAAESAESLESEYSRNHPFHAEVLENLNLNGRGSDRETRHLELSLAGSNITFEPGDSLGVYPENHPQLVEEIIAAMGWDADERVPLNKKGEEGTLQEALLRHYEITVLTKPLLEQAAGLTSAPALKELLTPGRQQELKEYIQGRDLLDLIQDFGPWNAPAGIFVTILRKLPARLYSIASSYNANPDEVHFTVRAVRYESHGRERYGVCSVHCAERVQPGATLPVYIQNNPNFKLPADSSVPVIMIGPGTGVAPFRSFLEEREEQGAEGPSWLFYGDRHFVTDFLYQTDWQRMLKDGVLSRLDVAFSRDTEEKVYVQHRILEQSKELYRWLQEGAHVYVCGDEKHMAHDVHSALLTVIQEEGGLSPEAAAAYLEKLQQEQRYQRDVY; this is translated from the coding sequence TTGCAACTACAAGTTACGAACAGTCCTTTTAATGAGAACCAGGCAGAGCTGCTGAACCAGCTGCTGCCCACGCTGACCCCTTCGCAGCAGGTATGGTTGAGCGGGTATTTATCTGCCGTGTCGCTGCAGGGCAATCAGGGATCAAGCATCCAAGCAGTATCCGCTGCTCCAGCAGTAATAGCAGAGTCGGCAACAGCCGCTCCGCAGCAAGCCTCGCGTGAAGTGACGGTATTGTTCGGCTCCCAGACCGGCAACTGCCAGCGGCTCGCGGTGAGCCTCTCCCGCAAGCTGGAGGAGCAGGGATTTAAGGTCACAGTGTCGGCAATGAACAGCTTCAAGCCGAATGGACTGAAGAAGACAGAGAACCTGCTGCTGCTGGTCAGCACCCATGGCGAGGGGGAACCGCCGGATAATGCCCGTGCCTTCCATGAATTCCTCTACAGCAAAAGAGCACCGCAGCTTCCAGGCTTGCGCTTCTCAGTACTCGCGTTAGGCGATACCTCCTATGAATTCTTTTGCCAGACGGGCAAAGACTTCGATCAGAAGCTGGAGGAGCTGGGTGCACAGCGGTTAAGCCCGCGTGTAGATTGCGACCTCGATTACGATGAACCGGTGGCCGAGTGGTTCGGTCAGGTCATCAGCGCACTTAACGGCGCACAGAATGCTTCAGGAATTGCGGATGCAGCGGTTCAGGCTGCTGAGAGCGCAGAGTCGCTGGAATCCGAATATTCCCGAAATCATCCTTTCCATGCCGAAGTACTGGAGAATCTGAATCTGAACGGCCGTGGCTCAGACCGTGAGACCCGCCATCTGGAGCTGTCGCTTGCCGGATCGAATATTACCTTTGAGCCGGGGGATTCGCTTGGCGTCTATCCCGAGAACCACCCGCAGCTGGTAGAAGAGATCATTGCCGCTATGGGCTGGGATGCGGATGAACGTGTTCCGCTGAATAAGAAGGGGGAAGAAGGCACGCTACAGGAGGCGTTGCTGCGGCATTACGAAATTACGGTGCTGACCAAGCCCCTCCTGGAACAAGCTGCTGGGCTTACCTCCGCACCTGCCCTTAAGGAACTTCTGACCCCCGGGCGGCAGCAGGAGCTGAAGGAGTATATACAGGGCCGTGATCTGCTGGATCTTATTCAAGACTTTGGACCCTGGAATGCTCCGGCCGGCATCTTCGTGACCATCCTGCGCAAGCTTCCGGCCCGGTTGTATTCCATTGCCAGCAGCTATAATGCCAACCCGGACGAAGTACACTTCACGGTGCGGGCTGTACGGTATGAGTCACATGGCCGTGAGCGTTATGGCGTTTGCTCGGTACACTGTGCTGAGCGTGTACAGCCGGGTGCCACCCTGCCGGTATATATCCAGAACAATCCGAACTTCAAGCTGCCCGCTGATTCCAGTGTACCGGTAATTATGATCGGTCCGGGCACAGGCGTTGCCCCGTTCCGTTCCTTCCTGGAGGAGCGCGAGGAGCAGGGCGCTGAGGGTCCAAGCTGGCTGTTCTATGGAGACCGTCATTTCGTTACAGACTTCCTCTACCAGACGGATTGGCAGCGGATGCTGAAAGACGGTGTCCTCAGCAGGCTGGATGTGGCCTTCTCACGCGACACTGAGGAGAAAGTGTATGTACAGCACCGTATTCTGGAGCAGAGCAAGGAGCTGTACCGCTGGCTGCAGGAAGGGGCGCATGTCTACGTATGCGGCGATGAGAAGCATATGGCCCACGATGTGCATTCTGCACTGCTTACAGTGATCCAGGAGGAAGGCGGACTAAGCCCGGAAGCGGCTGCCGCCTATCTGGAGAAGCTTCAACAGGAGCAGCGTTATCAGCGGGATGTCTATTAA
- the lspA gene encoding signal peptidase II — translation MLFYLIAVLVLMLDQATKWIVRTHMELGEILPSWTPHLRFEYYENSGAAFSSFQGFGKYFAIVAVIFVAAIFYYRRQGKIRGPLLEAASGFLVGGAIGNAIDRVLYHQVTDFLVFGDRGGIMNLADLAINAGGLLILVYLLVDHFRQPAARRPL, via the coding sequence ATGCTTTTTTATCTGATAGCTGTCCTCGTGCTGATGCTTGATCAGGCAACGAAATGGATAGTGCGTACCCATATGGAGCTTGGGGAGATCCTTCCTTCCTGGACGCCGCATTTGCGGTTTGAATACTATGAGAACAGCGGCGCTGCCTTTAGCTCATTTCAGGGGTTTGGCAAGTATTTTGCGATTGTTGCCGTGATTTTTGTAGCAGCCATCTTCTATTACCGGCGCCAGGGCAAAATCCGCGGACCTTTGCTCGAAGCCGCCAGCGGTTTCCTGGTAGGCGGGGCCATCGGTAATGCCATCGACCGGGTACTCTATCACCAGGTGACAGATTTCCTGGTCTTCGGGGACAGGGGCGGGATTATGAATCTGGCCGATCTGGCGATCAATGCCGGAGGCCTTCTGATCCTGGTGTACCTGCTTGTAGACCATTTCCGGCAACCAGCAGCCCGCAGACCGTTATAA
- a CDS encoding aldo/keto reductase: protein MKYSYLGKSGLKVSQLCLGTMNFGPETEEKEAFRIMDAALDAGINFFDTANVYGGQDRRGWTEEIIGRWFQQGGGRREKVVLATKVYNDMFDEQDGPNSGSGLSAYKIRRHFEGSLRRLQTDHIELYQMHHIDRNVSWDELWGAFEILVSQGKADYIGSSNFAGWHIAAAQAKAKERHFLGLVSEQHLYNLLERTPELEVLPASQELGLGVIPWSPLAGGLLGRNALAKTGVRSARSAKLEQHRSQLEQFSALCKELGEHEDQVALAWVLANPAVTAPIIGPRTMEQFEDSLRVTEITLDESTLKKLDEIFPGPGKPAPEAYAW, encoded by the coding sequence GTGAAGTACAGTTATTTGGGTAAATCGGGGCTGAAGGTGAGCCAGTTGTGTCTGGGGACGATGAATTTCGGGCCGGAGACGGAGGAGAAGGAAGCCTTCAGGATTATGGATGCAGCCCTCGATGCGGGCATTAACTTCTTCGATACGGCGAATGTGTACGGCGGTCAGGACCGCCGCGGCTGGACAGAGGAAATCATCGGCCGCTGGTTTCAGCAGGGCGGCGGACGGCGCGAGAAGGTTGTGCTGGCCACCAAAGTCTACAATGACATGTTCGACGAGCAGGATGGTCCCAATTCCGGCTCAGGCTTGTCTGCCTACAAGATCAGACGGCATTTCGAAGGCTCGCTGCGGCGCCTGCAGACCGATCATATTGAACTATATCAGATGCATCATATCGACCGGAACGTATCGTGGGACGAGCTGTGGGGAGCATTCGAGATCCTCGTGTCTCAAGGTAAAGCCGACTATATCGGCTCCAGCAACTTCGCGGGCTGGCATATTGCTGCTGCCCAGGCAAAGGCGAAGGAGCGCCATTTCCTCGGCCTTGTCTCTGAACAGCATCTCTACAACCTGCTGGAACGGACGCCGGAGCTGGAAGTGCTGCCGGCCTCACAGGAGCTGGGCCTGGGTGTCATTCCATGGAGTCCGCTGGCCGGAGGCCTGTTGGGCCGCAATGCACTCGCCAAGACCGGGGTGCGCAGCGCCCGTTCAGCCAAGCTGGAGCAGCACCGCAGCCAGCTGGAGCAGTTCTCCGCGCTCTGCAAAGAGCTGGGTGAGCATGAAGATCAGGTCGCTCTGGCCTGGGTACTGGCGAATCCGGCTGTGACCGCACCAATTATCGGGCCGCGTACGATGGAGCAGTTCGAGGACTCCCTGCGGGTGACCGAGATCACGCTGGATGAGTCCACGCTGAAGAAGCTGGACGAGATCTTCCCTGGACCGGGCAAGCCGGCACCGGAAGCGTATGCCTGGTAA
- a CDS encoding ATP-binding protein, producing the protein MRNLKLADRSIKTKYYRILLLLFVAIMAGGIGLVFYINVQQEQLDHKREVLQHKTATINELAVTLSEVFFRARGYVATQSDNELALLNAAVKRLDGILEQYSSLKLSAEEIRYRDDLKVFFEQYKSQTLPEVMRLVKNNDYVGIRSLSQSGSTKAVNEYLGYTKQFETNSDALLNELNSRSIRQADTFTFIAFLLSTLLLLFFTLLIWRMLKIIIDPIVKLEEATNSLAAGDAVLLGKLHKQDEIGRLYDAFLNMAHSIQDKEEELMMQNEELHAQQDELQDQQFRLERSLSEIESMMKALNQTSAVGILSNKGVFTYVNDNLSVYTGYKSSEIIGYTYRLFELHNISEPQVEQMVRKLSTGGVWSGEAELTAKEGSPLWLQLTIMPYLNDEGQIYQYILIANNITSMKNVQQELAETLKSTEQTSMMLELNNQLNHEITYTLDKHEFADKFNKFMNRLFSFDSSLFLLVKDKIAVVKGVPPENVERYIGEGSKEILYRLSVEKSYVVKRVGSVREQGISANEVYCYDYYTTVVNAEDEILAVFCGTRIGHPFTEEETSEIQGIMNRVALAIERLFMYEEIENGRELNRDIVNNVNEGIQFVNTEGVIQHINKALSQLFSYEDWTEGMLIPKERWMEHFTRRVNESEELGRFYLKAMSEHNVDSSAMKYSIGKEDMKHVDAYAIPVFRREVRVGTLFVHRDITREYELDLMKSELVSTVSHELRTPLSSVLGFTELLLSKTMKPEKQLKYLETIHKEAKRLTDLINDFLDLQRMESGTQLYNVEKVNLSETVLSVIDQYKLSGTHHILLEDEALNPGVEVDKDKIIQVLTNLLSNAIKFSPGASEVKVMLHNEPGSIMVRIQDHGLGIPKNQIGQLFQKFRRVDNSASKRIGGTGLGLAICKEIIEKLKGTIGIESVEGEGSTVWFRLPVMQAETGHLEEEPSLRWGAGKEQKPDVMIVEDDYSLSLLLSEELKGKGFRVTHHYHPQKAFDQAVKTPFVAIVVDLMLGDELDGWDLIRMLKDDPRTEKVPIVISSALDKDDKSMMDNVQKYLTKPYPPGELSGTLQEIVDIQLKTGEVLFPDNGEAGHGAALGQS; encoded by the coding sequence GTGAGAAATCTTAAGCTTGCTGACCGGAGCATCAAAACGAAATATTACCGGATTCTTCTTCTCCTGTTCGTTGCCATCATGGCCGGAGGAATCGGTCTGGTCTTCTATATCAATGTCCAGCAGGAACAGCTGGATCACAAGCGTGAAGTGCTGCAACATAAGACGGCAACGATCAACGAGCTGGCGGTGACGCTCAGCGAGGTCTTTTTCCGGGCGAGAGGTTATGTGGCTACCCAGAGTGACAATGAGCTTGCGCTGCTGAACGCTGCGGTTAAGAGGCTTGACGGTATTCTGGAGCAGTACTCTTCCCTGAAGCTGTCAGCCGAAGAAATCCGGTACAGAGATGACCTTAAGGTGTTCTTTGAACAGTACAAAAGCCAGACCTTGCCCGAAGTGATGCGGCTGGTGAAAAATAATGATTATGTGGGAATCCGGAGCTTGTCCCAGAGCGGCAGCACCAAGGCTGTGAACGAATACCTGGGCTATACCAAGCAATTCGAAACCAATTCGGATGCGCTGCTGAATGAGCTGAACTCCCGCTCCATCAGGCAGGCGGATACGTTCACCTTCATTGCTTTTCTGCTTAGTACCTTGCTGCTGCTGTTCTTCACCCTGCTGATCTGGCGGATGCTCAAAATTATCATCGATCCGATTGTGAAGCTGGAGGAAGCAACGAATTCGCTGGCTGCCGGGGATGCAGTTCTGCTCGGTAAGCTGCATAAGCAGGATGAGATCGGGCGGCTCTATGACGCCTTCCTGAATATGGCCCATAGCATCCAGGACAAAGAGGAAGAGCTGATGATGCAGAATGAAGAGCTGCATGCCCAGCAGGACGAGCTTCAGGATCAGCAGTTCAGGCTGGAGCGGTCGCTCAGTGAGATCGAGAGCATGATGAAGGCGCTGAATCAGACCTCTGCCGTCGGCATTCTGTCGAACAAAGGCGTGTTCACCTACGTGAACGATAATCTGAGCGTCTACACGGGATACAAGAGCTCCGAGATTATCGGATACACTTACCGGCTGTTTGAGCTGCATAATATTTCAGAACCACAGGTAGAGCAAATGGTCCGCAAGCTGTCGACCGGCGGCGTGTGGAGCGGGGAGGCAGAGCTTACGGCGAAGGAAGGTTCGCCGCTCTGGCTGCAGCTGACAATCATGCCTTACTTGAACGATGAAGGCCAGATTTACCAGTATATCCTGATTGCCAATAATATTACTTCAATGAAGAATGTGCAGCAGGAGCTGGCGGAGACGCTGAAAAGCACGGAGCAGACGTCCATGATGCTGGAGCTTAACAATCAGCTGAATCATGAAATTACCTATACGCTCGACAAGCATGAATTCGCCGACAAGTTCAACAAATTCATGAACCGCCTGTTCTCGTTCGACTCCAGTCTTTTCCTGCTGGTCAAGGATAAGATAGCGGTGGTCAAAGGGGTTCCGCCGGAGAATGTGGAGCGGTACATCGGTGAGGGCAGCAAGGAGATTCTGTACCGCCTGAGCGTGGAAAAGTCGTATGTGGTGAAGCGGGTAGGCTCAGTCAGAGAGCAGGGGATTTCCGCCAATGAGGTGTATTGTTACGATTACTATACGACTGTAGTGAATGCGGAGGATGAGATTCTGGCGGTCTTCTGCGGAACCCGCATCGGGCATCCGTTCACAGAGGAAGAGACCAGTGAAATTCAGGGGATAATGAACCGGGTCGCCCTGGCCATTGAACGGCTGTTCATGTACGAGGAGATCGAGAATGGCCGTGAGCTGAACCGGGATATTGTGAACAACGTCAATGAAGGCATCCAATTCGTCAACACGGAGGGCGTCATTCAGCATATCAACAAGGCGCTGAGCCAATTGTTCAGCTATGAGGACTGGACGGAAGGCATGCTGATTCCCAAGGAGCGCTGGATGGAGCATTTCACCCGCCGGGTGAATGAATCGGAGGAGCTGGGTCGCTTTTACCTGAAAGCGATGTCCGAGCATAACGTTGACTCCAGTGCGATGAAGTACTCCATCGGTAAGGAAGACATGAAGCATGTGGATGCCTATGCCATACCGGTCTTCCGCCGGGAGGTCCGGGTGGGGACGCTGTTCGTTCACCGGGATATCACCCGCGAGTATGAGCTGGATCTGATGAAGTCGGAGCTGGTCAGCACCGTCAGCCATGAGCTGCGGACGCCGCTGTCGAGTGTACTGGGCTTCACGGAGCTGCTGCTGTCCAAAACGATGAAGCCGGAGAAGCAGCTGAAATATCTGGAGACGATTCATAAGGAAGCCAAGCGTCTGACGGACCTGATTAACGACTTCCTGGACCTGCAGCGGATGGAGTCCGGCACACAGTTGTACAATGTGGAAAAGGTCAACCTTAGCGAGACCGTCCTGAGTGTCATAGATCAGTACAAGCTGAGCGGTACCCACCATATTCTGCTGGAGGATGAGGCGCTGAATCCCGGGGTTGAGGTAGACAAGGATAAAATTATCCAGGTGCTGACCAACCTGCTGAGCAATGCGATCAAGTTCTCGCCGGGTGCCAGTGAAGTGAAGGTCATGCTTCATAACGAACCGGGCAGCATTATGGTACGGATTCAGGACCATGGACTCGGGATTCCGAAGAATCAGATCGGGCAGCTGTTCCAGAAATTCCGCAGAGTGGACAATAGTGCATCTAAGCGGATTGGCGGTACGGGGCTCGGCCTGGCGATCTGCAAGGAAATTATTGAGAAGCTGAAGGGAACAATCGGGATTGAATCGGTTGAAGGCGAAGGTTCGACGGTATGGTTCCGTCTTCCGGTGATGCAGGCCGAGACCGGCCACCTTGAGGAGGAGCCGTCGCTTAGATGGGGCGCTGGCAAGGAGCAGAAGCCGGATGTGATGATTGTGGAGGATGATTACAGCCTGTCGCTGCTGCTCTCGGAGGAGCTGAAGGGCAAGGGCTTCCGGGTCACCCATCACTATCATCCGCAAAAAGCTTTTGACCAGGCCGTCAAAACGCCCTTCGTAGCGATCGTTGTGGATCTGATGCTGGGCGATGAGCTTGACGGCTGGGATCTGATCCGCATGCTCAAGGACGATCCCCGGACCGAGAAAGTGCCGATTGTAATCTCCTCGGCGCTGGATAAGGACGATAAGAGCATGATGGATAACGTGCAGAAATATCTGACCAAGCCCTATCCGCCAGGCGAGCTGTCGGGTACGCTGCAGGAGATTGTGGACATTCAGCTGAAGACCGGCGAGGTGCTGTTCCCGGATAACGGTGAGGCCGGGCATGGAGCGGCGCTTGGCCAGAGCTAG
- a CDS encoding response regulator codes for MQKVLIVDDEEVLRMLIEDTLEDLDNVETHTAENGGEALARLAAEPYDLVILDYMMPVMTGIEVLNELDGELKNRTPIMMLTAKAQEMDRNRAREAGARYFMPKPFSPMELLQLVEDILSEKS; via the coding sequence GTGCAAAAGGTATTGATTGTAGATGATGAAGAGGTTCTGCGCATGCTGATTGAGGATACGCTGGAGGATCTTGATAATGTGGAGACCCATACCGCTGAGAATGGGGGCGAGGCGCTCGCCAGGCTGGCGGCAGAACCATACGATCTGGTGATTCTGGATTACATGATGCCCGTAATGACCGGCATTGAAGTGTTGAACGAGCTGGACGGGGAGCTGAAGAACCGGACGCCGATTATGATGCTGACCGCCAAGGCACAGGAGATGGACCGTAACCGGGCTAGAGAGGCGGGAGCCCGGTATTTTATGCCGAAGCCGTTCAGCCCGATGGAGCTGCTGCAGCTCGTGGAGGACATTCTGAGTGAGAAATCTTAA
- a CDS encoding diguanylate cyclase translates to MTTRKYKELVEERTRETLQKWSEQSAVEEKDIYRFLHNLKGTSGTVGLDAVEAFSGNALLYFSDDNYRSWTEAEWGDYIYPLLELFGEPDSKGAVPPLTPGIALSHGNVHQQYEILIIDDDVELVAFLRESLERKSYYVSIALSAGRGLKLFYETKPDLILLDILLPDRSGIDVLKQIIGKAKKERIPIIIISGEHSIEVQKYAYSLGVMDYIQKPVDIDLFLVLIKNRFELKKEWQESIIVDELTGAFNRKYFNQTMKQLISDFRRTGRTFSLALLDLDLFKQVNDTYGHLMGDEVLQSFSELVKQSIRTEDTFCRYGGEEFALFMPNTPAEQALLVMERIQAAFAAREFQAKRESFHVTFSCGVTGVTEEVPDADTLVEEADLALYASKHNGRNQSTLYSQDLLLSQRETLLNVIIVDDDPLIRRIVTTHFAAWQPGTNARVKVASYADGALLLESDWYAPEEKYIILLDGVMPGLDGLEVLEKIRSSYPELNILVIMLTGRNNQRDIIHALQMGADDYVIKPFHLPELLTRIERLAHRFLF, encoded by the coding sequence ATGACAACGAGAAAATATAAAGAGCTGGTGGAAGAGCGCACGAGAGAAACTCTGCAGAAATGGTCGGAACAGTCAGCAGTCGAGGAAAAGGATATTTACCGTTTCCTGCATAATCTGAAGGGCACCTCAGGCACTGTGGGTCTCGATGCCGTGGAGGCTTTCTCCGGCAATGCGCTGCTCTATTTCTCGGATGATAACTATAGAAGCTGGACGGAAGCCGAGTGGGGCGATTATATCTACCCGCTGCTGGAGCTGTTCGGGGAGCCGGACAGTAAGGGCGCGGTGCCCCCGCTGACTCCGGGTATTGCATTGTCCCACGGCAATGTCCACCAGCAGTACGAGATTCTGATCATCGACGATGATGTCGAGCTGGTCGCTTTTTTGCGGGAATCGCTGGAGCGTAAGTCCTATTATGTCAGCATTGCGCTGTCGGCCGGACGCGGACTGAAGCTTTTTTATGAGACCAAGCCTGATTTAATTCTCCTTGATATTCTGCTGCCGGACCGCAGCGGGATTGATGTGCTGAAGCAGATTATCGGCAAAGCCAAGAAAGAGCGGATTCCGATCATTATTATCAGCGGCGAGCATTCCATTGAAGTTCAGAAGTATGCCTATTCGCTGGGGGTTATGGATTATATCCAGAAGCCGGTGGACATTGATTTGTTCCTGGTCCTGATCAAGAACCGCTTCGAGCTGAAAAAGGAGTGGCAGGAATCCATCATTGTCGACGAGCTGACCGGGGCGTTCAACCGCAAGTACTTCAACCAGACGATGAAGCAGCTAATCTCCGATTTCAGGCGGACCGGGCGGACCTTCTCTCTCGCGCTCTTGGATCTGGATCTGTTCAAGCAGGTGAACGATACGTACGGGCATCTAATGGGGGACGAGGTATTGCAGAGCTTCTCGGAGCTGGTGAAGCAGTCGATCCGTACGGAGGACACCTTCTGCCGCTATGGCGGAGAGGAGTTCGCCTTGTTCATGCCCAATACGCCTGCGGAGCAGGCGCTGCTGGTGATGGAGCGGATTCAGGCGGCCTTTGCGGCCCGGGAATTTCAGGCCAAACGCGAGAGCTTCCATGTTACCTTCTCCTGCGGGGTGACCGGGGTCACCGAAGAGGTGCCGGATGCCGATACATTAGTTGAGGAAGCCGATCTGGCGCTATATGCCAGCAAGCATAACGGCCGGAACCAGAGTACCCTGTACAGCCAGGATCTGCTGTTGAGCCAGCGTGAGACGCTGCTGAATGTCATTATTGTGGACGATGATCCGCTGATCCGCAGAATTGTGACGACCCATTTCGCTGCCTGGCAGCCTGGGACGAACGCCAGAGTGAAGGTTGCGAGTTATGCGGACGGCGCGCTTCTATTGGAGTCGGACTGGTATGCTCCTGAAGAGAAGTATATTATTCTGCTGGACGGCGTCATGCCGGGGCTTGACGGGCTGGAGGTATTGGAGAAGATCCGCAGCAGCTATCCTGAACTGAACATTCTCGTGATTATGCTGACCGGGCGCAATAACCAGCGGGATATTATCCATGCGCTGCAGATGGGAGCGGATGATTATGTCATTAAGCCGTTCCATCTGCCGGAGCTGCTGACCCGGATTGAGCGTCTGGCCCACCGGTTTCTGTTCTAA
- a CDS encoding ACT domain-containing protein, whose protein sequence is MKGIITVLGKDKVGIIAKVCTYLAEHNLNILDISQTIVQDYFNMMMIVDISAPSKSFEAIVEELQQVGEDIGVEIKLQHEDIFNIMHRI, encoded by the coding sequence TTGAAGGGGATTATTACTGTACTCGGGAAAGACAAGGTAGGCATTATCGCCAAAGTATGTACATACCTCGCAGAGCACAATCTGAACATTCTGGACATCTCCCAGACGATTGTGCAGGATTATTTCAACATGATGATGATCGTGGACATCTCTGCCCCCAGCAAGTCGTTCGAGGCGATTGTGGAGGAGCTTCAGCAGGTAGGGGAAGACATCGGTGTGGAAATCAAGCTGCAGCATGAGGATATCTTCAATATTATGCACCGGATTTAA